The genomic interval GGCTGACAAAGATCTACGCGCCGTTTCTGACCACAACCCCACTCATTCTTGTCGTCAACGAGGAAGCGGCGAAGGCCAACAGCGACGACGAATGGGCAAGCGACTACATCGCCAACCACAGCATCGGCGCCGGACCCTACATGCTGGCCTCGTGGAACCGCGGCTCGCAGATGGTGATCGACCGCTATGACGACTATCATGCCGGCTGGGAGCGCGGCCGCCCGATCGACGAAATCCGCTTCGTCATCACCAATGACGAAGCCACGGTGAAGGCGCTTGCAACCAAGGGCGAACTTGGAATGTCGGCCGACTCGCAGGCAACGGAGACATACGAAGCAATCGCCGCGATGGACGGCTACAAGATCATCGAAACGCCGACGGCGACCGCCCTCTACATCAAGATGAACACCAAGCTTCCGCCGACCGACGATATCCATGTCCGCCGGGCAATCGCCTATGCCACGGATTACGACACGATCCGCGAAGCCATCTATCCCGGCTCGCCGCTGTCCGGCCCGATGGCACCGGCCTTTGCCGATGCTTATCCCGACGACCTTCCCGCACCGGAATACAATCTCGAAAAGGCAAAGGAAGAGCTCGCCAAGTCGAAATATGCCGGGCAGGACATCACGCTGACCCATTCCTATGTGGCCGGCCTCTCCTTCGAGGAAGACATTGCGCTTTTGATGCAGGCCAATCTCGAGCAGATCGGCATCACGCTCGATGTCCGTCCCGAGCCGTGGAACCGGATCACCGAGCTTGCCAGCCAGCCGGAAACGACGCCGAACACGACCCAGGTCTTCAACGGCCCGAGCTATCCCTCGCCCGACAGCGTGTTCTACGTCCAGTATGATTCCGCGGCCGCCGGTACATGGGCGTCGATGGAGTGGTTGCAGAACCCGGAGATCGACACGCTCATCGACAATGCCCGGA from Martelella mediterranea DSM 17316 carries:
- a CDS encoding ABC transporter substrate-binding protein translates to MTRKMLAIAGLALAASATTALTPARAQDDKVSIVVNATQVFGTIDPARINDYTEYMAAVNLYDGLTTVAGDGSIIPQLAESWTVSDDNLTYTFKLKDDATFQDGSPVEASDVVYTLKRLLAINEGPSYLFSKLIDPEKLKAIDSHTVEIGLTKIYAPFLTTTPLILVVNEEAAKANSDDEWASDYIANHSIGAGPYMLASWNRGSQMVIDRYDDYHAGWERGRPIDEIRFVITNDEATVKALATKGELGMSADSQATETYEAIAAMDGYKIIETPTATALYIKMNTKLPPTDDIHVRRAIAYATDYDTIREAIYPGSPLSGPMAPAFADAYPDDLPAPEYNLEKAKEELAKSKYAGQDITLTHSYVAGLSFEEDIALLMQANLEQIGITLDVRPEPWNRITELASQPETTPNTTQVFNGPSYPSPDSVFYVQYDSAAAGTWASMEWLQNPEIDTLIDNARTTTDVDKQNDIYKELQRKIVDLQPDVFLLVENRRYAASDCLQGYEFVPMMSWDTDFSRFTWDCSAE